A window of Vigna unguiculata cultivar IT97K-499-35 chromosome 4, ASM411807v1, whole genome shotgun sequence contains these coding sequences:
- the LOC114181443 gene encoding INO80 complex subunit D-like — MDESGSASSPLRPVTVDGADADAALAKSRFLTREEVLRRRLRRVKQLGRCYRAHYWALMEEMRSKYRDYSWTYGKSPFKEGHNETDIDNQNGGGVPALGGADDIVRCRFSGCKTKAMALTTYCHSHILSDSKQRLYHGCRAVAKNLPTGPSFCNKPVLKTMVPPACPTHHQFGERCLARALRRAGLGNAIPSNRKPTVKLHVLVSEFVHQIQNKRKLALKETAPKVETE, encoded by the exons ATGGACGAGTCGGGTTCCGCTTCCTCTCCGCTGCGCCCGGTAACAGTTGACGGCGCCGACGCCGACGCCGCGCTGGCGAAGTCCCGGTTTCTGACTCGGGAGGAGGTTCTCAGGCGGCGGCTCCGGCGAGTGAAGCAGCTAGGGCGGTGTTATCGGGCCCACTATTGGGCCCTAATGGAGGAGATGAGGTCGAAGTACAGAGACTATAGCTGGACCTACGGAAAGAGCCCCTTCAAGGAGGGTCACAATGAGACCGACATCGACAATCAAAACGGCGGCGGCGTCCCTGCTCTCGGTGGCGCCGACGACATCGTGCGGTGTCGTTTCAGCGGCTGTAAGACTAAGGCCATGGCTTTGACGACATACTGTCACTCTCATATATTGTCCGATTCCAAACAGAGGCTATACCATGGATGCAGAGCCGTGGCTAAAAa ttTGCCAACAGGGCCTTCATTTTGTAATAAGCCAGTACTGAAAACCATGGTTCCTCCTGCATGCCCTACTCATCATCAATTCGGTGAAAGGTGTCTAGCTCGTGCATTAAGAAGGGCAGGGTTAGGGAATGCTATCCCTTCTAATCGTAAGCCTACTGTGAAGTTACATGTATTAGTTTCTGAATTTGTCCaccaaattcaaaataaacGAAAGCTTGCATTGAAGGAAACTGCTCCTAAAGTTGAGACTGAATAA